One genomic region from Caloenas nicobarica isolate bCalNic1 chromosome 22, bCalNic1.hap1, whole genome shotgun sequence encodes:
- the SRM gene encoding spermidine synthase, with amino-acid sequence MERGGAALIREGWFRETCRLWPGQAMSLQVEELLHHQRSRYQEILVFRSTTYGNVLVLDGVIQCTERDEFSYQEMIANLPLCSHPDPRKVLIIGGGDGGVLREVVKHPTVESVVQCEIDEDVIQVSKKYLPGMAVGYSSAKLTLHVGDGFEFMKQNQEAFDVIITDSSDPVGPAESLFKESYYQLMKTALREDGILCCQGECQWLHLDLIKEMRQFCKSLFPVVEYAYCTIPTYPSGQIGFMLCSKNPNTNFREPVQQLSQQQVEERSLKYYNSDIHRAAFVLPEFARKALSDV; translated from the exons atggagcgcggcggggcggcgctgATCCGCGAGGGCTGGTTCCGCGAAACGTGCCGGCTGTGGCCGGGCCAGGCCATGTCgctgcaggtggaggagctgctgcaccaCCAGCGCTCCCGCTACCAGGAGATACTCGTCTTCCGCAG CACCACCTACGGCAACGTCCTGGTCCTGGACGGGGTGATCCAGTGCACGGAGCGGGACGAGTTCTCCTACCAGGAAATGATCGCCAACCTGCCCCTCTGCAGCCACCCCGACCCCCGCAAG GTGCTGATCATCGGTGGCGGTGACGGTGGAGTGCTGCGAGAGGTGGTCAAACACCCGACCGTGGAGTCCGTGGTGCAGTGCGAGATCGATGAG GATGTGATCCAGGTATCTAAGAAATACCTCCCAGGGATGGCAGTGGGGTATTCTAGTGCTAAGCTGACCTTGCACGTGGGAGATGGTTTTGAGTTCATGAAACAAAATCAAGAAGCCTTTGATGTGATTATCACAGACTCGTCTGACCCCGTGG GTCCTGCAGAAAGCTTATTCAAAGAATCTTACTACCAGCTGATGAAGACAGCCCTGCGAGAAGATGGGATTCTTTGCTGCCAAG GTGAGTGCCAGTGGCTGCACCTGGATCTCATTAAGGAGATGCGTCAGTTCTGCAAGTCTCTGTTCCCTGTTGTGGAATACGCCTATTGCACCATCCCCACGTATCCCAGCGGGCAGATTGGCTTCATGCTCTGCAGCAAGAACCCA AACACAAATTTCCGGGAGCCTGTGCAGCAGCTCTCGCAGCAACAAGTAGAGGAGAGGAGTCTGAAATACTACAACTCGGACATTCATCGGGCAGCTTTCGTTCTGCCGGAGTTTGCACGGAAG GCCCTGAGCGATGTGTGA
- the EXOSC10 gene encoding exosome complex component 10, whose product MAAAACGGSGGAAAGSPAGQGGRGGAQGRPAETEGCSAAAALPGFDSVDAFVKYALGTVVAATKASNGLPQPGDEYDFYRSFPGFRAYCETQGDRLLHCMSKVMQYHGCRSHMKDHSKVTELEDKFDMLVDSNDVILERVGILLDEAAGVNKNQQPVLPAGLQPPQTIVSSWNRKAGEAHKRTQSETFRLLHAKNISRPQLKFREKIDNSNTPFVPKLFIKPNALKPLPEALTKNGRERKERPEDLDVPAALADFIHQQRTQQIEQDMFAHPYQYELEHFSPPDGVLKKPEPQMYRPIKETPCHFVATLDELVELNEKLMNCKEFALDLEHHSYRSFLGLTCLMQISTRTEDFIIDTLELRSDMNILNETFTDPTIVKVLHGADSDVEWLQKDFGLYLVNMFDTHQAARLLNLGRHSLDHLLKLYCNVDADKQYQLADWRIRPLPEEMIQYARDDTHYLLYIYDKVREALWERGNEQPTQLQVVWQRSRDICLKKYIKPLFSDESYLELYRRQKKHLNTQQLAAFRLLFAWRDKMARQEDESTGYVLPNHMLLKIAEELPKEPQGIIACCNPVPPLVRQQINELHLLIQQAREMPLLKSEVTLAVKKRTPLSNPERLENTLFGPHDSSRIPTDDFQNNSALEPAPVLEHGCLFSDSARTTDIQGAQPEATCLVGTATVSIFSECDENEENEKALTSAQQKAQRIMESFENPFRMYLPSEQNPAYFSQSAKFDPSSKIYEISNRWKLMSQTPAQKESKDETKKKAAQQSAARDQAQKAYKEATENIISVRQQAMQEQANKKRERVMSETGTELPKQEKKRPKASQQPEEVEEPKQFTPFDYSKSNFKVFAGSSKSKQSPQFDPAKQAYTGKKFAGANKLQQSGNRSMSYLAGKADRGSRHQWPKR is encoded by the exons ATGGCGGCCGCGGCctgcggggggagcggcggcgcggcggcggggagccccgcggggcagggggggcgcggcggggcccaGGGCCGGCCGGCGGAGACGGAGGGGtgcagcgcggcggcggccctGCCCGGCTTCGACAGCGTGGACGCCTTCGTCAAG TATGCTCTTGGCACAGTGGTAGCTGCAACAAAGGCATCCAATGGGCTTCCTCAGCCTGGCGATGAGTACGATTTCTACCGAAGCTTCCCTGGCTTCAGGGCGTACTGCGAGACACAGGGTGACCGACTCCTGCACTG CATGAGCAAGGTGATGCAATACCACGGCTGCCGCAGCCACATGAAAGATCACAGCAAAGTCACAGAGCTGGAAGATAAATTCGATATGCTGGTTGACTCCAATGACGTCATTCTTGAAAGAGTG GGTATTTTATTGGATGAAGCAGCAGGAGTGAACAAAAACCAGCAACCAGTCCTCCCTGCTGGGTTACAGCCCCCACAGACAATCGTTTCCAGCTGGAATCGCAAG gcagGAGAAGCACACAAGAGAACTCAATCTGAAACCTTCCGACTGCTTCATGCCAAGAATATCTCTCGACCACAGCTTAAGTTTCGGGAAAAAATTGACAATTCCAATACTCCCTTTGTACCTAAACTTTTTATCAAGCCAAATGCTTTGAAACCTTTGCCTGAAg CCCTCACAAAAAATGGACGGGAACGAAAGGAGCGCCCTGAAGACTTGGATGTACCAGCTGCTTTGGCAGACTTCATACACCAGCAGAGGACGCAGCAAATTGAGCAAGACAT GTTTGCTCACCCTTACCAGTATGAACTGGAGCATTTTTCTCCACCAGATGGAGTTCTAAAGAAACCAGAACCCCAG ATGTACAGGCCCATCAAGGAAACACCCTGTCATTTTGTCGCCACGCTGGATGAGCTGGTAGAACTAAATGAAAAGCTCATGAACTGTAAAGAATTTGCCCTGGACTTAGAG CACCATTCGTACAGGAGCTTCCTGGGCTTGACGTGCCTGATGCAGATTTCCACCCGAACAGAAGACTTCATTATCGATACACTGGAATTGCGCAGCGACATGAACATTCTCAATGAGACCTTCACAGACCCCACAATTGTGAAG GTCCTTCATGGTGCCGATTCAGATGTGGAGTGGCTGCAAAAAGACTTTGGCCTGTACTTGGTGAACATGTTCGATACCCATCAAGCTGCTCGTCTCCTCAACCTCGGCAGGCATTCTTTGGACCACTTGCTAAAGCTGTATTGCAACGTAGATGCTGACAAGCAGTACCAGCTGGCTGACTGGAGGATACG CCCTTTGCCAGAAGAAATGATTCAGTATGCCCGTGATGACACTCACTACTTGCTCTACATCTATGACAAAGTGCGGGAGGCGCTGTGGGAGAGAGGCAACGAGCAGCCCACTCAGCTGCAGGTCGTGTGGCAGCgcagcagggacatctgccTGAAG AAATACATCAAGCCACTCTTTTCAGATGAATCCTACCTTGAGCTCTACAGGAGGcagaaaaaacatctgaacacGCAGCAGCTGGCAGCATTTAGGTTGCTGTTTGCATGGAGAGACAAGATGGCCCGTCAAGAGGATGAGAGTACAGG ATATGTGCTGCCAAATCATATGCTGTTGAAGATAGCAGAAGAGCTGCCCAA AGAACCCCAGGGCATCATTGCTTGCTGTAATCCAGTCCCACCACTAGTTCGCCAGCAGATTAATGAATTGCATCTCCTCATTCAGCAGGCCCGGGAGATGCCTCTTCTCAAG TCAGAAGTCACTTTGGCAGTCAAGAAGAGAACACCTCTATCCAACCCTGAG AGGCTGGAGAATACCTTATTTGGACCACATGACAGTTCCCGGATTCCTACGGATGATTTTCAGAACAACTCTGCCTTGG AGCCTGCACCAGTTTTGGAACATGGTTGTCTCTTTTCAGACAGTGCGAGGACAACGGATATTCAGGGTGCACAGCCAGAAGCAACATGTCTTGTTGGTACTGCCACTGTCAGCATATTCAGT gaatgtgatgaaaatgaagaaaatgagaaagcttTAACCAGTGCACAGCAGAAAGCTCAGCGTATAATGGAATCTTTCGAAAATCCATTTAGAATG TACCTACCTTCAGAACAGAATCCTGCCTATTTCTCACAATCTGCAAAGTTTGACCCATCATCAAAAATTTATGAA ATCAGCAATCGATGGAAGTTGATGAGTCAGACACCAGCACAGAAGGAGTCCAAGGATGAAACCAAAAAGAAAGCAGCCCAGCAGTCAG CTGCTCGTGACCAGGCACAGAAGGCCTATAAAGAggcaacagaaaatattatatcTGTTCGTCAGCAAGCGATG CAGGAACAAGCTAataagaaaagggagagagttATGAGTGAAACGGGAACAGAGTTGCCAAAACAAGAGAAGAAACGGCCAAAAGCCTCCCAGCAACCAGAGGAGGTGGAAGAACCGAAGCAGTTTACCCCCTTTGATTACAGCAAGTCCAACTTCAAAGTGTTTGCGG GAAGCAGCAAATCGAAGCAGTCGCCACAATTTGATCCTGCCAAGCAAGCTTACACAGGCAAG AAATTTGCTGGAGCTAACAAACTTCAACAATCTGGAAACCGAAGTATGTCCTACCTGGCGGGGAAAGCCGACAG GGGTTCCAGGCACCAGTGGCCAAAGAGATAG